A window of the Roseovarius sp. S88 genome harbors these coding sequences:
- a CDS encoding polysaccharide biosynthesis tyrosine autokinase produces MTVSDPRQRRAFYANRQDAPDPHREEINFGAILSALWRGKWMIVVTLVGVTALGGYYARGVATPIYRATSVIILEPNQEQIVDLQSVAAGLSGDSSEINSELEVLRSRGLMGKVAARLDLIQDPEFNLTLAPPTLISRIKSLVFASAVAKQNGLDPRRMEDRVISALLSQISISNVRSSLVFRITASSTDPDKSAAIADAVAEAYVEDQVAVKREATHQATAWLGTQVQELELTLQEAESKVANFNANTELISTNALRLLERQAKELRERIVTATGMQNTLTAELSDTKPGQPKKQQDLTRIDQQLSSLRASEQDLMRQISTQNQDLITLQQLTREAEATRVLYEYFLARFNETAAQQGIQQADSRILSRAVIPLRPSEPRTLRILTLSALAGLALGALIVLMRERLRNSFQTLQDIEDTTGYPVLGQIPALPTRVRPKLLANLVNNPTSAAAESFRNLRTSLLLSDPDHPPQVIVSTSALPGEGKTTNALALAHSLTGLNRRVLLLGADIRASTLPEYFRELPETGLVSVLLNEARLQDAIYHPPELGIDILSGAPATRNAADLFASEAFATLIQDLRQHYDHIVIDTPPALAVPDARLIARSADAILFTVLWNKTGKTQVTESLRLFHSAGQHITGLIFARVSPSALRPYGYDAYGKYADAV; encoded by the coding sequence TTGACCGTATCTGACCCCCGACAAAGGCGTGCCTTTTATGCTAACAGGCAAGACGCGCCTGACCCGCATCGCGAGGAAATCAATTTCGGTGCCATCCTGTCCGCTTTGTGGCGTGGCAAATGGATGATCGTGGTCACACTTGTTGGTGTCACGGCCTTGGGCGGCTACTACGCCCGAGGTGTGGCAACCCCGATCTACCGTGCCACGTCGGTCATCATCCTCGAGCCCAATCAGGAACAAATCGTCGACCTGCAAAGCGTCGCTGCGGGCTTGTCCGGAGACAGTTCTGAAATCAATTCCGAACTCGAAGTCCTGCGCAGCCGCGGGCTTATGGGCAAAGTTGCTGCGCGTCTCGACCTCATCCAGGATCCGGAATTCAACCTCACACTCGCACCGCCCACCTTGATCAGCCGGATAAAATCGCTTGTCTTCGCATCTGCAGTTGCCAAGCAAAACGGGTTAGACCCCCGCCGGATGGAAGACCGGGTCATTTCCGCCCTTCTGTCGCAAATCTCGATCTCCAACGTGCGCTCCAGCCTCGTCTTCCGCATCACCGCGTCATCCACTGACCCCGACAAATCCGCCGCCATCGCTGACGCGGTGGCCGAAGCGTATGTCGAGGACCAGGTGGCCGTGAAACGAGAGGCCACGCACCAAGCCACAGCATGGCTCGGCACACAGGTCCAAGAGCTCGAACTCACCCTGCAAGAGGCCGAAAGCAAAGTCGCCAATTTCAATGCAAACACCGAGCTGATTTCAACCAATGCGCTGCGTCTTCTGGAACGTCAGGCCAAGGAGCTGCGAGAGCGCATCGTCACGGCCACCGGCATGCAAAACACCCTCACCGCCGAGCTGTCAGATACAAAGCCTGGTCAGCCGAAAAAGCAACAGGACTTGACGCGGATTGACCAACAGCTTAGTTCTCTGCGCGCCTCCGAACAAGACTTGATGCGGCAGATTTCCACGCAAAACCAGGATCTTATCACACTTCAACAACTCACTCGAGAGGCCGAAGCCACGCGTGTGCTCTACGAATACTTCCTTGCCCGGTTCAACGAAACAGCCGCTCAACAAGGCATTCAACAAGCAGACAGTCGCATTCTGTCGCGTGCCGTCATCCCGCTGCGCCCGTCAGAGCCCCGCACGTTGCGCATCCTGACGTTGTCAGCTCTGGCAGGTCTTGCTCTTGGTGCTCTGATCGTTCTGATGCGAGAACGTTTGCGCAACAGCTTCCAAACCTTGCAGGACATTGAAGATACGACCGGATATCCCGTGCTGGGTCAAATCCCTGCTCTGCCGACCCGGGTACGCCCGAAACTTCTGGCCAATCTGGTCAACAACCCAACCTCTGCCGCCGCAGAGTCGTTTCGCAATCTGCGCACCTCTCTGCTGTTGTCCGACCCCGATCACCCGCCACAAGTTATCGTCTCGACATCGGCCCTGCCTGGCGAGGGCAAGACCACCAATGCTCTGGCACTGGCCCACTCACTGACTGGCCTGAACCGTCGCGTATTGCTGCTTGGGGCTGATATCCGCGCCAGCACCCTGCCAGAGTATTTTCGTGAACTTCCTGAAACCGGGTTAGTATCCGTGCTGCTCAATGAAGCGCGCCTTCAGGATGCGATCTACCACCCGCCCGAGCTTGGGATCGACATCCTCTCTGGTGCGCCTGCCACACGAAACGCCGCCGACCTCTTTGCGTCAGAGGCCTTTGCTACCCTCATCCAGGACCTGCGCCAGCACTATGATCACATCGTAATCGACACGCCACCTGCACTTGCGGTTCCCGATGCGCGCCTGATTGCGCGCTCCGCTGATGCCATCCTTTTTACTGTGCTCTGGAATAAAACCGGCAAAACCCAGGTGACAGAGTCCCTCCGCCTCTTTCACAGCGCAGGCCAACATATCACAGGTCTTATTTTTGCGCGCGTTTCTCCCAGCGCATTACGGCCATACGGCTATGACGCCTATGGCAAATACGCAGATGCTGTGTAG
- a CDS encoding DUF2334 domain-containing protein, which yields MTFDDLFVDNWCATRPVFDAFNARVTFCISHLHNATPSQIKGLHLLQRDGHEIAYHTRTHPRLDQYLRRHGLAHWLAHEVDRGIAEHRALGFPARSFGCPFHASTPETRKALAERFDIIRTDGPRSADPDNPAARIYQDVPADKCLANLSFADMQHKAFPGWTRQMELLDLVAETGGTAVFVGHDIRRRKTGRGFYSAQKQIRRLIAGAQDREISIVPLQGT from the coding sequence TTGACGTTTGATGATTTGTTTGTGGACAATTGGTGCGCCACACGTCCCGTTTTCGACGCGTTCAATGCGCGTGTCACGTTCTGCATCAGCCACCTCCACAACGCCACACCCAGTCAGATCAAGGGGCTGCATCTATTGCAGCGCGACGGGCATGAAATTGCGTACCACACCAGAACCCACCCGCGCCTGGATCAATATCTGAGGCGCCATGGTTTGGCCCATTGGCTCGCGCATGAAGTGGACCGCGGCATTGCAGAGCACCGTGCGCTTGGCTTTCCTGCACGCAGCTTTGGCTGCCCGTTCCACGCATCGACCCCGGAAACGCGCAAGGCATTGGCCGAACGGTTCGACATTATCCGCACCGATGGCCCACGCAGTGCTGATCCTGACAATCCAGCGGCGCGCATTTACCAAGACGTCCCAGCCGACAAATGCCTCGCAAACCTCAGCTTCGCCGACATGCAACACAAAGCCTTTCCCGGCTGGACGCGACAAATGGAGTTACTTGATCTTGTCGCCGAAACCGGCGGCACGGCCGTGTTTGTAGGGCATGATATCAGACGGCGGAAAACGGGACGCGGCTTTTACAGCGCGCAAAAACAGATCAGGCGTCTTATTGCAGGCGCCCAAGATCGAGAAATATCGATCGTTCCGTTGCAGGGCACCTAA
- a CDS encoding MFS transporter, with product MRTGTQRGVRVLVGASLLSAVLGSIHAFSVFLEPLETQFQASRGMVSLTYSGALIFLSLMVLFGHRIYGRASAPLLCLFAVLLGVVGASVAAFSQTLWGVWIGFSLFFGLANGIGYGFGLQISAQVNQGREGMAMGVVTAAYALGAVVSPILFEHGFSNGGFKTAMMGLALTILGVGLMSAILMRGIHYVASTRTSHSANATDVWQMWLAYFGGVMAGLMVIGHAAGIATTFDPNRAMWVAPAVVAGCNLVGSLLGGMAVDRMAARWVVGGFAMITAGALLLLAVVGAPAILMSLGLVGFAYGGTIAAWPSMISKRVSMAQSAKTYGRVFTAWGIAGVAGPWLAGTLYDGTGSYGIALVIAAMFAGVSVVMSGWILRSGVQTS from the coding sequence ATGAGAACCGGAACGCAGAGAGGGGTTCGGGTGCTGGTTGGAGCATCGCTTCTTTCCGCCGTCCTGGGATCCATCCATGCGTTTTCGGTTTTCCTCGAACCCTTGGAAACTCAATTTCAGGCATCGCGCGGTATGGTCAGCCTGACATATTCCGGCGCGCTTATTTTTCTCTCTTTGATGGTGCTCTTTGGACATCGCATCTATGGACGAGCGTCTGCGCCACTGCTGTGCCTTTTTGCGGTTCTGCTGGGTGTTGTCGGCGCAAGTGTTGCTGCCTTTTCGCAGACACTTTGGGGTGTTTGGATCGGGTTCAGCCTCTTCTTCGGGCTGGCCAACGGGATTGGATACGGGTTTGGTCTTCAGATCTCCGCTCAGGTCAACCAAGGGCGCGAAGGGATGGCGATGGGCGTGGTCACCGCGGCGTATGCTCTGGGCGCTGTTGTGTCGCCGATCTTGTTTGAACACGGCTTTTCCAACGGTGGTTTTAAGACCGCCATGATGGGTCTTGCGCTGACAATACTTGGTGTCGGCTTGATGTCTGCGATCTTGATGCGCGGCATTCACTACGTCGCATCAACGCGTACCAGCCATAGCGCGAATGCCACGGATGTTTGGCAGATGTGGCTTGCCTATTTCGGTGGTGTCATGGCTGGCTTGATGGTGATCGGTCATGCCGCCGGGATTGCCACGACGTTTGATCCCAACAGGGCCATGTGGGTCGCGCCCGCTGTCGTTGCTGGATGCAACCTAGTTGGGAGTTTGTTGGGTGGGATGGCTGTGGACCGAATGGCAGCCCGATGGGTCGTTGGCGGGTTTGCAATGATCACCGCTGGCGCACTTCTTTTGTTGGCCGTTGTCGGTGCCCCGGCCATCTTGATGTCCCTGGGTCTGGTGGGGTTCGCATATGGCGGGACAATTGCCGCTTGGCCGTCCATGATCTCAAAACGCGTTAGCATGGCTCAAAGCGCCAAGACTTATGGCCGCGTGTTTACCGCGTGGGGCATTGCCGGTGTTGCAGGACCTTGGCTTGCGGGAACGCTTTATGACGGCACCGGATCGTATGGAATTGCCTTGGTGATCGCTGCTATGTTTGCTGGGGTTTCAGTTGTGATGTCTGGTTGGATCCTAAGATCAGGGGTTCAAACCTCTTAG
- the arfB gene encoding alternative ribosome rescue aminoacyl-tRNA hydrolase ArfB produces the protein MLKINDQITIEDWELTEHFVRASGPGGQNVNKVATAVELRFEAERSPGLPDPVKRRLRRLAGRRWTKEGAVVIQVSEERSQARNREIARERLAALIRKACEKPKRRIPTKVSANQKRKRVEAKKKRSEVKALRGRIDDI, from the coding sequence ATGTTGAAGATCAATGATCAGATCACGATTGAGGATTGGGAACTGACCGAGCACTTCGTGCGCGCATCGGGACCCGGTGGTCAGAATGTCAACAAGGTGGCTACGGCGGTTGAGTTGCGGTTCGAGGCGGAGCGGTCTCCAGGCCTGCCCGATCCGGTTAAACGTCGTTTGCGCCGACTGGCAGGGCGACGGTGGACCAAGGAAGGTGCGGTTGTGATTCAAGTGTCCGAAGAACGGTCACAGGCGCGCAACAGAGAGATCGCCCGCGAGAGGCTTGCCGCACTTATCCGAAAAGCCTGCGAAAAACCCAAGCGCCGCATTCCAACGAAAGTTTCGGCCAATCAAAAGCGCAAACGGGTTGAGGCGAAAAAGAAGCGCTCGGAAGTGAAGGCCCTGAGAGGCCGGATAGACGACATATGA